A region of the Kineococcus endophyticus genome:
GCGTGCACCGCCGCGATCCGGCACCGCGCGACGCGCCGCAGCACGGCGACGCGGTCGGCGCGGGCCCCGTCCCAGGCGGCCAGCACACCGCGCTCGACGGCCGCGGCCGCGGCGCGGTGACCGCGCGCCGCGGCGAGGTCGAGGTGCGCGAGCAGGTTCGCGACGTCGAGCGCCGGGTCGGCGAGCGCCGCGGTGTCGACGTCCAGGAGCGTCACCCGCCGCCCCAGCAGCACCTGCCCGTCGTGCAGGTCACGGTGCGCGGGGACGGGCGCGGCCGGAGGCAACCGGCGCAGGGCCGCGGTCGCCGCGTCCGCCGCCGCACGGAGCCCGGGCGCGGCGACGCCGAAGGCGAGGGCGTCGGCGACCCACCGGTCCAGGACGGCGGCCTCGGCGGCGGTGTCGTGCACCGGCAGGTCGTCCGCCCCGGACGCGGCGAGCGCGGTGACGGCGGCGCCCGTGCGCCGGCCCGCCTCCTGGCAGGCGCCCACCTCCCCCGTGCGCAGGACGTCGGTCATCTCGACGCCGTCCGCGGCCCGCAGCTCCAGCCGTCCCGGGGCGCTCGCCGCGACGTCGACGAGGTCGGGGGCGTCCGACGTCCGCCCGCGGACCGGCACCAGGGCCGCGTCCAGCACGGCGTGCCGGTGCAGCGCGGTGCGCGTCGCGGCCGGGGAGGCGAGCTTGACGAAGGTGTCGCCGCGACGCAGGACGGCCCGCTTGCCGAAGCGGTGCGCGAGGAGCCGCCCGGGCAGGGCGTGCACGTCCCCGAGCCGCGGGTCCTGCGCGCGGAGGCGGACGGGGCCGCCGACCGAGGCCGCGGTCCCGGCGACGACCCGGCCCGCCGCGTCCCGGCCCTCGAGCGCGAGGCCGGCCTCCGGTCGTCCGCCCCGCCGCGGCCACACCCGCGTCCAGACGGGGGGCGTGCCCGGGGTCGGCTCCGCGGTCACGCGCTCACCGCCCGCGCGGCGACGTCGAGGAGACGGCGCGTGGCGCCGGCCCAGCCCGGCCGACGGCGCCGGAACGGTTCCGGGGCGCGCAGCAGGGCCGCGGCCGCCCGCAGGACGCCCGGCACCTCCTCGCCCGGTTCCCCGGGGTCCGCGTCCTGGGCGACGACGGCGGCGTCCCAGGACGCGAGGTCCCACCCGGCGGGGGCGCGGCAGGCGCGGTCGACGTCGAGCACGACCCAGCCGTGCGCGGTGTGCAGCAGCTGGTCCGGGGAGAGGTCACCGTGCGCGAACACCACCGGGTCCAGGTCCGCCGCGTCGGCCTCGGCGGCCGCGGCCCAGCGGTGGGCCGTGCGCCGCAGCCGGTCCGCGAAGCCGGTGTCGAGGACGACGGTCCCCCGGACGGCCTGGTCCACGGCCCGCTGCAGTCCCGCGCGGTCGAGCACGGGCAGGCGGCCGGCGTCGGTGCGCGCCCAGCCCCGCACGAGGGCGGACACGGCGGCGCGGTCGGCGGCCGTGGCGGCCCGCCCCGGCAGCCACGGCGTCCGCACGCCGTGCCGGCCGAGCGGTCCGGCGGACGGGGTCGCGATCCCCGCCGCGCTCAGGGCGCGGGCGGCGTGGACGCTGCGCACCGCGGTGCCGGCGTCGGCGTGGACCTTGCGGCACTCCCCCGACGCCCCGTGGCGCAGGACGGCCCGCCGGGCCGGGTTGTGCGCCACCGTCCGGGCACCGCGGGCGGCCTCGGCCAGGTCCGGCAGGGCCCGGTCGGTGAGGGCGGGGACCCGCACGAGCCGCAGCCCCTCGTCGAGGACGGCTGCCCCACCGGCGGCGCGGACGTCCTTGCCGACCTTGCGCCACGACGCCGCCGAGTGGGCCGTCACCAGCCACCACGGACCGCCGTCGCCGGGGTCGACGGCGGCGCGCAGCGAGGTGGACGGCTTGTAGCGCAACCGGTCGACCCGCGCGGCCGGCATCCCCGTCCACCGGCGCAGGAGCACCTCGTCCAGGACGGTCAGCACCCCCGGGACGCCGGGGTCGGCGTGCGCGAGCCGGGCGTCGACCCGCAGCTCCTCGGTGGGCGGGAATCCGGTCACGGGGTCGGTCACGGGGTCGGTCACGGGGTCGGTCACGGGGTCGGTCACGGGGTCACTGCCAGAGCGCGTCGAGTGGTGGGCACGGGGTGGAACCGGCCCTCGCGCACCTCGACCACCCGGTCGCACCGTGCGAGCAGCGTGGGGTCGTGCGTCACCAGGAGCGTCGTCCGCCCGTCGGCGAGCCGGTCGAGGGCTTCGAGCACGGTGTCCGCGGACGCGGCGTCGAGCCCGGTCGTGGGTTCGTCCAGCAGCAGCAGCCCGGGGTCGCGCAGCAGGGCCCGGGCGATGGCCAGCCGCTGCCGCTGCCCGCCGGAGAGCGAACTGCCCCGCTCGGCGACGACCGTGTCGTAGCCCTGGGGCAGCGCGGCGACGAAGTCGTGCGCGCCGACGTCCCGGACGGCACGTTCCACGGCCTCGTCGTCGGCGTCCGGACGGCCGAGCCGGACGTTGTCCCGCACGGTGCCGGCGAAGAGGAACGGTTCCTGCAGGACGACCGCGACGTGGTCGCGCACGTCCTTGCGGCGCAACGTCGTCAGGTCGTGACCGTCGAGCAGGACGCGGCCCGCGCTCGGGTCGAGCAGGCGCAGGAGCAGGTGCAGGGCGGTCGACTTGCCCGACCCGCTGGGGCCGACGACGGCGATCCGCTCGCCGGGGTGCACGACGAGGTCGGCCCCGTCGAGGACCCGTCGCCCGGGGCCGCGCTCGACGACGACGCCCTCGAAGCGGACCGAGCCCCGCAGCCGCCGCAGCGACGTGGCGTCCGGGGCCTCCGGCAGGGGTTCGGCGCGGCGCAGGCAGTCCAGGACGCGTTCGCCCGAGGCCGCCGCCCGCGCGATGCGCCCGGTGTGCTTGGCCAGGTCGCGCACCGGCTTGAACGCGGCCTTGAGGTAGGTGAGGAAGACGACGAGCTCCCCGACGCTCAGGGCGCCCCCGCTGACGCGCAGCGCCCCGACGACGAGGACGACGGCCGTCGCCAGGCCGACGAGGACGTCGACGCGCCGTTCGAGGCCGGCGGCGAGCCGGCGCGCGCGGACCCCGTCGCGCAGGCTGCCGTCGTTGGCGGTGCGGAACGCCTGCGACCGGTGCTCCTGCAGGTCGTAGGCCTGGACGAGCCCGATCCCGGAGAACGCCTCGGAGGTGTCGGCGGCCAGGACGCCCTCGCGGCGGCGCTGGTCGCGGCTGGCGTCGGTGATGCGCCGCCCGCTGCGCCGGCCCGAGAGCAGCATCAGCGGGGCGACGGCGACCACGGCGAGCGCCAGGAGCGGGTCGAGCACGACCATGACGACGGCCATCGCGAGGAACGTCACGACGCTGCCGACGAGCGGCAGCCCGGCCGTGATCGCGGCCTCCTGGACCCGGCCGACGTCGGAGACGACGCGCGTGACCAGGTCGCCGGCCCGGGAGCCGGCGTGGAAGGACGGCGCGGCGTGCAGCAGCCGGGAGTGGACCTCGGCCCGCAGCCTGGTCGTGGTGCGAGAGCCCACGA
Encoded here:
- a CDS encoding ABC transporter ATP-binding protein, with protein sequence MSTPVDQQALRHTVALVAPHTRGSRRIAAGGLLALFGEVAFRLAEPWPLKVVVDHVVPLAADPAAGAAPSTLRVVVLAGLAVVLLAAGRALCAYLTATAFAVVGSRTTTRLRAEVHSRLLHAAPSFHAGSRAGDLVTRVVSDVGRVQEAAITAGLPLVGSVVTFLAMAVVMVVLDPLLALAVVAVAPLMLLSGRRSGRRITDASRDQRRREGVLAADTSEAFSGIGLVQAYDLQEHRSQAFRTANDGSLRDGVRARRLAAGLERRVDVLVGLATAVVLVVGALRVSGGALSVGELVVFLTYLKAAFKPVRDLAKHTGRIARAAASGERVLDCLRRAEPLPEAPDATSLRRLRGSVRFEGVVVERGPGRRVLDGADLVVHPGERIAVVGPSGSGKSTALHLLLRLLDPSAGRVLLDGHDLTTLRRKDVRDHVAVVLQEPFLFAGTVRDNVRLGRPDADDEAVERAVRDVGAHDFVAALPQGYDTVVAERGSSLSGGQRQRLAIARALLRDPGLLLLDEPTTGLDAASADTVLEALDRLADGRTTLLVTHDPTLLARCDRVVEVREGRFHPVPTTRRALAVTP